TATCAAGATGAGTGTCAGGACAAACTAAACAAAAAGGAAGGAAGAGTACGTACAATGttggattttaaatgtaattgttgcCAGCAGGATTGCCTAGACcagggatgttgaactccaggcctcaagggccgaggtcctcacacatttctgacgcagctcaaattaattgttggaactgaatcaggaaaggtgtggctcatcaagtagaacacatttctctgtccatcctataCACTGGCATGGATTTGGGCCTTGagaactggagtttgacacctgtggcctAGTCATAGCATTATAGAGCTGATTAGTAAACTATATAATATTCACAATGCTCTCATTTAGGTTTGCCGCTTTACAGTGTCTGATCTTTCTAGTACAATACATGTATGTAAACCTGAAAGGACAGAAAATTCTTTGGAGACTTGAAAGAATCAAAAATGACaagaaatctcccattttctacacAATGACAACTGAGCTACTATGATCTATTTTACATTTAGAAACTAAGATTTGGCACATATTGTGATTATGAACACATTCCAGGGCTATTTACCAAAGGAGATGTGATCAATCTTTCACAGTAAATCCCTGTAAATAAATCACCCCCCGTGACATTTCCGttacaaaaaaatcataattacaAAATTGTTAGTTAGCCTTCTGCATTAAGCCCTTTGTATAGGACTGTTTTCCTTTCAGACACCATGTATGTTATACTTTTGCATTTAAGAATGCGGAATCTATAATAAACACTATATGCTTTTATTTGTAAAAgtggtatatgtgtatatatgcattTTTGACAAAGAAACAAACTTTTTGTATAGAACAAAGAACACTTTCAGTAATTCTGAGTGACAAGTGGTTAGGTTATGCATCCACTGTTTATTCAACCCTCTTTCTGCTGCAGTAGGCAACAAAATAATGAAGCTTCACCACTGACAAGAATTATGGAGCTTCTGATAAATATCTTTATATACATTTGTTAAACATTGACAGCTTCGCTTGGTGTAGCTGCATGGTTACTTCCCAAATATCTGTCAACTTCAGACTATGGATTGAAAATTATTTTGCTAAACTACACAGCTTGACAGAGGAATGATATAATAATATCATCATCAAAATCTTGTTTTGTTGATCACATAGATGCCCACTTATTGCTTACTTGAGTTTAATGATAAGCAATGAATGATAGCAACATGTggataacaaaataaaaatacagtatttcacaAAATGCCACTGAGTGGCGTGTAGCTGGTAACAGAAAAAAGATTACTCTtctcaaaaaaaaagacaaaaacttTTAACTTAAATCTTCAAGAACAAtaaagatttttccccaggatacAAACTCTAAAGAGTGATCTTATGTCAGTGCTCTTACGATAGTAACATGTAACTGACATACACTTGGTGACTATAAGCTCTCTTCAATTGTCATCTATACTTCTTTGCGCACTGTGATTCGAACAAAGCTGAACACTTTGCCAATGGCTTCAAACAGTGGGTCACAGAACGTATGGATACAGATAGAATAGACCCGGCTGATGCACTGAATTTCAATCAGGTAGCTCTTTATGCATGGAACCACAGCCCAGATGTGCAGGAATGACAGGATGGCAAAGTAAATTCCCCAGACAAGCGCCAATGGAATTCCAAAAATTGCAGACAATAAGCGGTAGAACCAGTACTTAGTCACAGTAAATGTAGTGAAGCTTGCTTTCCAGATCCCATCAAAACTGTGGGTTCCCTCCGGTTCAGCAATCACATCTTCAAAGTCAATCTGTAATAAAGGAAATATAAATCTTTAAATACAA
This DNA window, taken from Hyperolius riggenbachi isolate aHypRig1 chromosome 3, aHypRig1.pri, whole genome shotgun sequence, encodes the following:
- the LOC137563691 gene encoding caveolin-1 isoform X2, giving the protein MADDSEKSAHDVLTKEIDLVDRDPKHLNDDVVKIDFEDVIAEPEGTHSFDGIWKASFTTFTVTKYWFYRLLSAIFGIPLALVWGIYFAILSFLHIWAVVPCIKSYLIEIQCISRVYSICIHTFCDPLFEAIGKVFSFVRITVRKEV
- the LOC137563691 gene encoding caveolin-1 isoform X1, with the protein product MSGGKYIDEEGVLYTTPIIRNQGNIYKPNNKVMADDSEKSAHDVLTKEIDLVDRDPKHLNDDVVKIDFEDVIAEPEGTHSFDGIWKASFTTFTVTKYWFYRLLSAIFGIPLALVWGIYFAILSFLHIWAVVPCIKSYLIEIQCISRVYSICIHTFCDPLFEAIGKVFSFVRITVRKEV